One Ahaetulla prasina isolate Xishuangbanna chromosome 10, ASM2864084v1, whole genome shotgun sequence genomic region harbors:
- the LOC131204382 gene encoding protein BTG3-like → MKDEVEIGTRFISRLVNRHEKLEKNQVERFGENLTKILCERFNEHWYPDNPVKGQAYRCIRINRKQQVDDSLLKACTACGLDYSELALPREISIWIDPGEVCCRLGENNQYFTVKDEENKSGKSTPEPVTSDYHSESPSETSEDESLAKFSKTRYPGRSRLVGKHSPTLPTQYFYVPAPLWVPCPQSVVSYIPAYQPVFYYVDVTSKSPVPRKPNLNLVRRLTKRAAKP, encoded by the exons ATGAAAGACGAGGTTGAAATCGGGACTCGGTTCATCTCCCGCTTGGTGAACCGTcatgagaagctggagaagaaCCAAGTGGAGCGCTTCGGCGAGAACCTGACCAAGATCCTGTGCGAGCGGTTTAACGAGCATTGGTATCCAGATAACCCCGTGAAAGGACAAGCGTACAG aTGCATCCGGATCAATAGAAAGCAGCAGGTTGATGATTCTCTCCTAAAGGCCTGCACGGCCTGTGGTCTGGATTATTCGGAATTGGCACTGCCCAGGGAGATTTCCATCTGGATTGATCCTGGCGAAGTTTGCTGCAG GCTTGGTGAGAACAACCAGTACTTCACGGTGAAGGATGAAGAGAACAAGAGTGGGAAATCGACCCCAGAGCCAGTGACATCAGATTATCACTCAGAATCCCCCTCTGAGACTTCAGAAGATGAGAGCCTGGCCAAGTTTTCTAAGACAAGATATCCGGGCAGAAGTCGCCTGGTTGGGAAACACAGTCCCACACTG ccTACCCAGTATTTCTACGTTCCAGCTCCTCTCTGGGTTCCGTGCCCTCAAAGTGTGGTCAGCTACATCCCAGCCTACCAGCCTGTGTTCTACTACGTTGACGTCACCTCAAAATCCCCTGTGCCCAGAAAACCCAACTTGAATCTCGTGAGACGCCTTACCAAACGGGCCGCCAAACCCTGA